CGCCCTGCCGCAGTGGATCGCGATGCTTGGCGTACTCGCTGCACTGATTCTGTTAAACGAAGTTTCCAGACGGACCAAAGCCGGCGGTATTTTAATGTTTTTTGTCATCCCGGCTATTTTGACTGTTTATTTTATTGCAATTGCCGTCGGGGCAAAAACAGGAGCTTCCTGGGCACTCAATAACCAGACATATCTATATATGAATGGATGGTTCCACTACGCCAAGCTTTATGCCGCACTTGCAGGATGTATCGGATTTATGATGATCAAATATGAATGGGGAATCGGAAAAGCTCACTGGTTCAAAGCGTATCCGTTTGCAATCGTTGCCATCAATATTCTGATCGCCGTTGCAAGTGATTTTGAATCTGCCATCAACGGATGGTATTCCTGGTGGCTGTCCTCTGAAGATGTATGGCTGTACGGAGGATGGCACAACGTATTTAACGGAATTGCCGGAATCATCAATATTTTGTGTATGACCGGATGGTGGGCTGTCTACACATCCAAAGACAAAAAAGACATGATCTGGCCGGATATGATCTGGGTTTACATCCTGGTCTATGATGTATGGAATTTCGCCTATACCTACAACTGTCTGCCGACACATTCCTGGTTCTGCGGCGTTGCACTTCTGCTTGCACCGACAATCGCAGCACTGCTCTGGAACAAAGGCGGCTGGATCATGAACCGTGCCAACACGCTTTGTATCTGGTGTATGTTCGCGCAGGTATTCCCTCTGTTCCAGGAGACATTCTCTGACGGAACACAGGTATTCCCATGGGCAACCATTCCAAAACTGTATGCTGACGGTACTTTAAACGGAATCACTGCCGGCGGAAGCACAAATGCAGATCCGACCATGATGACGATTGTCAGTCTCCTTGCACTGATCGTAAATATTGTAGCATTTATTTACATTATAAGAACTGCAAGAAAGAAGAAAAAGAATCCTTACAAAGAAGAAATCTTTACAGATTTCAAATACTACAAGGATGCAGCTGCAAGAGCTGAGATTAAATAAGAAACAAGGTCGCCCCGCAAAAGCTCTCTTCCACTTTTGCGGGGCGAATTTTATCTGCTTTTTTCCAGTTCCTTTTGAATTTTTTCTACCATTTCCCGATACACATCTTCCGCTCTTAATTCTGCATATACGTCCTCTGTCTCCAACAGCCACAGAAGATTTTCCAGTAGATATCCCCGTTTCGGTGAAGTACTTTCATTCCATTCCAGTTTGTCAAAGTAAATTGGAGTCTCTGTCTTTCTTCCTTGTACAATATTCAGATACCCCATAACCAGATGCTTCAGTTCTGAAAGTGCCTGGTCTTTTTTCCCCTGCTTCACCAGAATTCCAAGTTTCATCTGGGATACCATAACATTGACTCCTCCGAGACGGCTTTCTTCAAATAAGGTCTCCAGCTCCTGTGCGGCATCCAGAAATCGAAACGCCTTTTCATACTCACTTTCTTCTCCGGCAATTTTCGCCAGACTGACCAGAGACAAACCTGCATTGCGGATTTCTTCATACAAACAACGCTGTGTCAGTTTTTCTGATTCTTCCAGTTTTCCCATCTGATACAGGATACTGGACTTCATGCTTCTTGCATCAAAATCCGGCTGCGGCAGTTTTTCTACGGCTTCCAGCCCTTTTTCATATTCCTCATTCATACAGTATAAGCCAGATAAAACATACCATGCCGTCTCGGAAATCTCCGCATTTTCGCTGGCTGTGCTCTCTTCAAACAACGTAATGCTTCGTTCCATCTGCTGCTTCAAAATTTCTTCCTGCAAGCTTGCACCTGCATACTGCATATAAGTCGAAGCTACCCGAAATTTCAGAAATAAGTCTGTCGGAAATTCTTTCAGAAGCTCTTCACAGTACTGCTGTCCTTCTTCCCAGTTTCTTGTCGAAAACAGTGTATCCGCTTTCTCCATCCGCTTCATACATTCTTCTTCCGTCATCTGCTCCTGAAAGTCCAGCAGAACATCCACACTCACGCCCAAAAGCCTTGCCAGTGGGTTTAGGATTGTAATATCCGGATATGTCGTATCCGTCTCCCACTTGGACACTGCTGCCGCTGAAATATTGAGTGCTGCTGCCACCTGTTCCTGCGTCAGTCCTTTTTGCTTTCTAAGATCTTGAATTCGTTTTCCAATTTTCAATTCCATCCATCTGCACCTCTCTTTTCTCTGATCTTTTGCTGCTTTTATTGTATCAAAGAAAAGAAAACTCTCCAATGGATGGAGAGTTAACTTTTGCTGTCAGTTTTTTAACTGTTTATCCTGTTTTTATAAGAATGGTTTCAATTCTTTCATCAGCTGTTCGTCCATATGGAGCAGCTTCTTTGCAAGCGAACGGCTCTCAGAAGACGCCTCTTCATACTCATTGAGAAATTTTCCGATGGACTGGATTCCCATATTACAGCCATCCATCAGAAGCTTCGCAATCTGAGAGCTGTCATCGTGGAGCATCAGCTTCACATCCGTTGTAATCCTGGAAAATGCAGCTGCGGCAGGATGAGGATCCTTTTCTTGTTCTCCATGTTTTTCCAGCAGTCTGCTGATATCTTCCTCCAGTGCTTTATGTTTCTTGTCGTATTCATCCAGCAGCTGATGAAGCTTTTCATCCTTCACAAAATCCCGCACCTGATTCAGGCTGTTGATCGCCATCTTGCAGCCACTGCTGCATTCTTTTAAAAGCTTTCCTGTCTGTTCTTCCATATCATTTCCCCACTTTCCATTACAAATCATGTCTTGTTTATTCTGTCCGAAAGTGCAGATTCTATCCCTTTATCTTACAACAGCACGTCTGATTTTCGGCCCTATAATGCAGGCAATTGCAATTTTTACCAGATCTCCCGGAATATACGGAAATACTCCGACACCAAGTCCTGCCACAAATCCGATATTCAACTGCATAGAAAGCCAGATTGTACCGAAAAGATAACATACGATCGTTCCAAGTACCATTCCAAGAACGGCAAATGACAGTTTTCCTTTAAAATGCTCCACAAAAAATCCGGCGATCACTGTCAAAAACACAAATCCGACCAGATATCCGCCCGTAGGCCCTGCCACTTTTGCCGGACCGCCACTGAAACCGGAAAATACCGGAAGTCCGACCAGACCGATCAACAGGTATACAATATAACTGATGGTACTGAATTTTGTTCCCAGTACAAAAACCGAGAAATACAACACCAGGTTTGTAAATGAGATCGGCACCGGACTGAACGGTAGAGGAATACTTAACGGCCCCAGAATGCAGGTCAGCGCTGTCATCAATGCGATCAGTGTCATTTGTTTCGTTGTGAGAAATTTTGCTTTTGTCTCCATGTGTTTTGTTCTCCTTCTTTACACTCTTGTTCCAGTATACGAAAGAGACGTTCTATTGTCAACCTTTTATTATTGTAAGTTAACATTCGTTCCGGTTGTTTACTCTTGTAACTGTATATGATAGAGCGTGTTTGAAAATTAAAAATGCACAAAACATGTGTTTCTATTGCCTTCTCATGATAGGATAGCTTCCAAGCAAAATCAGACACAGCCTAGGTGGTGTAAGCACCAAGATACATGTGGTAGTGGATTCTTACGACTATCCAATCTACCTGATCCAGCGAATGAAAAGGATTTCAAAGAATTGTAACCAAGTATGATAAATATGCATTCATCTATAGTAATCCTCTTAATTAACGCAAATTCCACATGCGTGAAACCACCATTTACAATCATTCATGCTTATAGTTTCTAAGGCCGCTTTTACAACTTCAGGCAGTTCAGAGGCAACACAGATTTTATTCTTTCTGAGAATAGCTTTCATTTTTGACCACATTTTTTCAATAGGATTTAAATCCGGACTGTATGGCGGCAAATACAGGTAGGAAATACCAGCCTTGTCCAAAAGTTCTGTCACTATTTTGGCATGATGAGAGCGCATATTATCCATAATTACAACATTGCCTTTCTCAAGACTCGGTATCAACTGTTTTTCCATGTATTCACGAAACCGCTGTGCGGTTGTTCCGCCTTGGTACGTAGTATATACCAAACTGCCGTTAAGACGAATGGACGACAAAACGGTGTATTCCTGCAGGCGTGTTTATTGGGGCAGCATCAATGGCACATTTCCCATGTACTGCACGTGCATAGTGTCTTGTGAGGTTTGTATTAATGCCGCTTTCATCAAGATATATCTGATGTTCTGCATTTGCATCAGATATGTTTTCTATCCATGCGCTGCGCTTTGCCTGCACATCGGGGACGCTCCTGTTCTTTTGCATGCAAAGACTTTTTCTTATAAGTATAACCTTGTTTTATCAGAAAACGCCTGACGGCTTTGCTGCCTACAGGCAAATTAAGGCTTTCAATGATTTCCTTCATTGTGATATCAGGCTGTTTCTGCACAAGTTCCAGAATATCTTGGTGCTGCTTTTCTGTAAGGATTGGTTTCCGTCCTCTCAGCTGCGTTCTGGTCTCATAACTGCCAGTGCGTGCACGTTCTTCCACAAGGCGGTATATGGTACTTTGGTTTACTGAAAAATATTTTGCGATCTCCTTGGCATTGTGCGTTTTATCCCAGGCTTCCAATACCAGTTTTCTAGCTTCATTATGTAGCATGTTATCATCTCCTACACTATATTTTATCACCTCTGTAAAGAGCTTGCATTATTTAAGAGGTTTGCTATAAAAAAAGAAAAACAGAGCAACGGATTTCGGTAACAAAGAAATATCTTGATCGTTCAGACAAAAATAACGTTTTCCCTGTCTGTAATACATCATTGGTTAAAATCAGTGAAGAGTCTATCTGCCGTGAGCCACTATGCACAGTCAACGTGCATATGCGAACTGCGCATTCACATGCACTATTCCTTGCGACATTTCTACCCAACAGGGTATAAGACATTTTTTAGAAGTCATACCGTAAATCTATTGAAATCTCTTTAGAAAAAACAAAAACGGCTGTATTTCAGTCCACCTTTGCACCAAAGTACAGCCACATAAACCAATTCTATTTTTATTGTGCAATATCAGAACTCCCCCCTTCTCCCTGCTGCATCCAGAATATTCATCTGCATCCTATATTTTGCCACCGTTCTTCTTGAGATCTGTATTCCCTCTTCTCCCAGTTTCTGCGCCAGTTTTTGATCACTCAGCGGTTTCTTCTTATCTTCGCTTTGAATGAAATTTCTTAGCATCAGCTTCACTGAATCGCTACTGACTTCCTCCGTCCCTTTTGGCATAAAATCTGACAGTGCATAAACGCCCCAGCCACACTGCAGATATTTTCCTTTCACCGCCCTGCTGATTGTTGATTCATTCACCTCCATAATCTGTGCAACATCCTTCTGTCTGATCGGTTTCATATCCTTTCCCGAGTCCAAAAACATCCTCTGGAAATCAACCAGTATATCTGCAATCCTCTGCAATGTATGACTTCTCTGCTCTATGCATGCTCTCAGCCATTCTGCCTGCGCCTGCTTTTGCATAATATATTCCCGAACCTCCGCCTCTTTCGAATCTCGCAGTTTTACATAGAATTCATTCAGCCTCAGTTCCCGGTACACAGCCTCATTCAATTCCGCTATATATTTTCCATGTTCTTTTGACACAATAATATCTGGTATTACATACCCCCCTGTGTTTCTCCCATATATTCTTCCTGGTTTTGGATTCAGGGTTCTGATTCTGGAAAATGCGTCTCTTACCGCCGCCTCTTCCTCTCCCAGTTCTTTTGCAATTGCTGAAATTTTATGTTTTGACAGATCTTCCAGATAATTTTTTACCAGAGTAATCGCAAGCCGGGAGTCTTTCTGTCGCTTCAACTGCAGAATCAGACATTCCTTCAAATCGGCGGCCCCGATTCCGGCCGGCTCCAATGATTTCAGTATCTCCAGCGCACTCCGAAGTTCCCGCACCGAACATGGTATGTACTCTGCCAGTTTTTTCACCGAAATCTCCAGATATCCTCTACTGTCCAATGATCCTGCTAACTTTTCCACAATTTTCTTTTCTTTTTCCCCAATTGGCATCGTCAACAGCTGCTGATGTATTATATCCACAAGGCTTTCTTCCTGAAGAGTCCACCAGTCTTCTAACAACTGATGACCGCCGGCATAGCTCCAGTCGGTATCCTCCGATGCCGTTACTCCTGTTTCATCAGACTTACGCATATCTTCCCTCACCAGTTCTTCCAGCGGTGCCTCTGCCAGTTCTTCCACTTCAATCAACGGATTTTCCAGTGCCACTTCCTGAATATACACAGCAATTTCCTGTGCATTCATTTGCAGGATGCGTGCCTGCTCAATCTGCTTCTGATATACCCTTTGTTTCTGCTCAACCTTCAGTTCCAGTCCCATCGAATTTCCTCTTTACTACTTAATCAGTCTTTTAAACAATTCGTATAGCATCGACAATTCATATTCATCCAATCTGATTCTGTATTTTTTTTCTGCTTCCGCAAATACAATCCGAGAAATCCGATAGAACTCCTTCTCTTGCTCAGATAATTCCCGTTGTTCTTCCTCATAACCATCCTGTGCGATCATCAGACGCTCAAACATAAATGCAATGTGCATATACAAATTTAGTCTCACATGCCCCGACATTTCCAATGCATAATACTTTTCATACCGCATCAAAATCAGTTCTACTTCCCGAACTACAACCGCAGGGTTCAAAAACTGCAGTCGGCTTACGATACCTTCCATTGAGAAAAACTTTACAAATTCTCTTTTGAGCACTTCAAACTGCTCCGGATTTATTACTGTCTTTAAGGAATCCCACAGCACCTGTTCTCCACTTCCATCCAACACATCATACATACTCAGCCATGGAGTTTTTACTTCTTCTGAAAGTGATGAAGTCGTCAAAATCAACAGTGTCTGCTCAAAGGATTTTTCCCCTTTTTCACCCAAAACCCGAATCAGTTCCTTATAATCCATCGTAATAAAATCAAGCCCGCAGTCTCCGAGCACGCTTTTCATCATTTCCTGAATCTTTTCCGCAATTCCCACTCCGGACATACAGGATATGACAATATTTTTTCCCTGTGAAAGACCTTCAAAAAACTGTACATCAAAACTACAGATTTTCTTTGTACTCTGTGTAATTTCCGTAAAGGAACTATGTCCCAGTATTTTAATTCCGATATCGAGCGCAATTGCCGTAGAAACATTATTGATAATCATCAGATCCCCTGACAGACTGTTTTTGATCAATGTATACATTCTGCTGAGAGAACCTGTATCTACCAGCAGAATCACTCCTCTTCCTCCCGGAATATCTTCCAGATAACTCCTTACTTTATCAATCATCGCATCAAAAGAAGAGTCCATCGGCATATCAATTGCTTCAAACACAAAGGTTCCACATGCCTGATTCACCACTTTTGCAATACTGCTCGCCGTTGTATCTCCATGCGCAGCAATCAAACCTGCCAGTTCAACAGACTCTACAACATACTCATGCAGAGCAACTGTAAACAAAAACAGGACGTGTTTTCCACAGCCTTGTTCCAACGATACCACTTTCTCAAAAAGACGTTTTGCAATATAATGTGCCCTTGAAAGAGACTGTTCAAAATAAACAGACAATTTCCACTCCATCTCTGCATCCAATTCCATTTGCGAGAACATCTTATAACTCAGGTACAGTTCCTTCAGACATTGGTCTGTCACACGAATTCCATAGCGTTTCAGCACCAATCTGCAGCTGCTCTCAAACATCTTTCTTACCGTATTTTCGAACACCGAAGAACTCACTGTGACATATTTCTCCCAAGTCTTCATCTGGTGTTTATACCGTAGATATAACATATCTGTTTTATCCCAGGAAGCCTTCACCACCTCTTCCCAGAGAGCTGAAACATTCAAAGCATGTTCCGTAACACATGCTTCATACGCAGATTCACTTTCCTGACTGCACAAAACTTTCATCGGACAGACAATTTCTTCCAAAGAATCACCCTTGTCCGGTGTCTCATTCTGCAGCTCTCTTGAAGAGATTTTCAACAGTTTTTCCTCCTGTTGCCGAAAATATGCTTCTGCACAGCTTACCCGCACAAGATTTTCCAGTTTTCCGATATTTCCAGGTAACTTTGAAAAGCACAGATACTGCATCGCATCCTTTTCAATCAGAATATCCCTGTTGATCTTTACCGCTTCTTTCTGATAAAACCGATAAATTAACTGTAGTCGTTCCATCAGCGGTCTTTCCGCAATACTTCCGATTGAAGTCTGTACGGTAATTCTCCGGCGAAATGTTTCCAGAAGGACTTTTTCCGGAATCTCCGTTGTTGCAAAAATAAACCTTACCTTCGCCGCTTTCCAGTTCTTGTCACCAAGCGGTCGATATTTTCCTGTGTCCATGAAAATAAAAAGCTTTTCCTGGTTTTCATAAGACAGCCGGTGAATCTCGTCCAGAAAAAGATAACCGCCGTCCGCTTCCTGCAAAAGCCCCTCTTTATCTGTATCCGCTCCGGTAAAGCTTCCCTTTTTATACCCTAAAAGTGCTGCCGACAATAGCTCTGGATTGTTCGCATAATCTGCACAATTCAGCACTACCAACGGAGCACTCTCGCTGATAACTGCACTGGAAACTGCATATTGGTGAATCAGTCTTGCCAGAAAGCTTTTTCCGACCCCACTTTCTCCTGTAATCAGTATTGGCAGTCCGTCCGGCGGATATGACACCGCCGCTTTGCATCTTTCAATTACATTTTTCTGGCTGCCGTCAGCACCGATCATTGTATCAAAGACGTCTTCCCGGCGTACTTCCGGCAGCACTTCTTCTATTTCTTTTCTTTCTTCACTGACAGAACCCTGCACATTCTCTCTCTGTTGTTTCCTGATATTCCAGCATACCGGCCGGGTAAGTGTCTTTTCCACACTACCTTCTTCCAAAAGACGGTTCAGATAATGGCTGACTACCTGTCGGCTTAAATTCAGCTCTTCTGCAAGTGCTGCCGCCGTAATCTGACAATCACTCTTCGACATCCTGCACAGCGCCTGATATACCCTGTCTTTTGCTTCCATAAAAAGTACCTCCCGGTTTTTCTGCTTTTTCATACCCCTATTATAATAAATTTTGAGTTTCTCTACAACACTTTTCTTTTCTTGAGTTTCCGCAGAATTATCCTCCTCAGATAAGTCTGCTATGTTTCGTTATCCACAACTTTCAAAAAATGCCTAAAATATAAGGAATCCTGTTCCTTTTTGATGTAAAATTAAGCTACCAAACCAAAAACTTACTAAACAAAAAGAAAGGGGATCCCTTATGATTAATTCTACATCAACTACTTACTCTCTGAAAAGAAAAATTTTAACTTTTACAAATAAAATTTCCTGCCGTCTTCCGAAACCAGACCGCAAGTTTATATCAGATATGGTTTACGGTATTTTGGCATCTCAGAGCTGTCTGCTTACCGATATTTCCGATCAGCTCCATGAACCTGCACGTAAAGTAAATACAGTAAAACGACTTTCCACACATCTCTTGGAAGGCCCCCTGCCGCTGCGGCTTCCACTTATCTCCATACCGTAAAGAAGCTCTCGCCTCCCGATCCGGTGGTCCTGATTGATGAAAGCGATGTTGTAAAGCCGGATGGGAAACACTTTGAAGCCCTGGGCATTGTCCGGGATGGTTCAGAAAGCACACAGACAAAAATGTTTATAAAAAGGGATATCATGTAACGGAAGCCTGCGTTTTAACTGCTCATAAGCATCCCGTCAGTATTTTTTCCCGGCTCCATTCTTCTGCTGAGAAAGATTACAAATCTGTAAATACCATCACATTTGATGCGATCAGACAGGCCGTCTCTCTTTTCGGGAAAGCTACTTTCGTTATGGATCGGGGTTATGATGACAATAAAATCTTCCTCTTCCTCGACCAACAGAAGCAGGATTATGCGCTCCGCCTGATTGCCAGGAGGAATCAGAGCCTCCAACAAATGCCCTGAAAGTTTCTATCATACAGAAAGCAGATCCGATCAAAGAGAAAGTAAGCTTCTGCTATTATCGGCTGGCGAAAGGCATCTCCGGCATACTGTCGTATGCAAAAGAAGGTGTCCGACTGTGGTTCCGGACAAAGCGTCCGGCATGCCGTCAACTCTGCCTTAAGCTGACCGGTTAAGTAGAGAAAAGAATAGGTCTCCTAAAGTCCGGTTCCGGCGGGGCTTATTAAAGTGCCTCTATTTTCGGCACTGCCATTCTAAATCTCTCAAAATTTCGGCAGATTGGCACTTTGGGAAGACATATCCATTTTTTCAGTGCAATTTGCGGAAACTCAAGTTTTCTTTTCCATCTCATGGCTTTTTGTCCCGGGGATTACTGTTCATATGTTAACCTGTGAGCAGTAACTCCCGGCATTCTTACCTCGGCAGACGTGCTCTTCTGTCCGGAAATACCCGATCAAATCCTTCTGCAGAATCCTGATACCAATAAGCCACTGTTGCCACATCGTCCGAACGTTCAAACAATGACAGATCATCATTTCCAATCTGCTGCAAAGTTACTTTGATATCTTCTGAAAAAGCGATTGGATCTAGAATATGCCAGCGGTACAGACCATGGCGCGGCAGACTGTCATCACCAAATGCATGTACTGCATTTAATTTTCCTGTTTCAAACCGTACACGTGTCTTGTCCTTTGTCTCATAAAACGGATAACCTAGAAACAGTGTGGAATAGTTCTTAACGGAAGGTCTTCCCAGCTCATCTTTCTGATGAAATGCCCACGCACCTCCGAAATAATCTTCAGAACCTGTGGAGGATACGGTCGGGAATTCTTCATCTCCATCCAGATAGAACTTAAATTCACCCTCTCCCCACCAATATCTTTCCAGTGCAGTCAGCGCAAGAAATGTTCCTACATAATAGCCTTTTCCTTTAATCTTATCCAGTATCACGTAATCTTTTGCCAGTTCTGTTTGTCTTTCCCGTTTCCAGTATGCGTGGAAATACAGAGTGTTTTCCGGCAGACTGTCTGTCTCCGCATAATTTACTGTATAGAAAAATGAAGTAATGTCTTTCGGATGTTCATTTGTAATGGTAATTCTTGCTCTTTCACGAAACGGCATTTCAAAATAGCTGTTCATACCGCCCGTTGGATTTACTACGATCGGCAGAGACGCAATGTCACATCGTTCGCCGAATCCGTTGCAGAAGAAATCTCCCAGTGGAGCTTCTACCGCCGGAGTGCTGCTGTTGTCCCAATAGATTCTGAGTACAACATCACGCATAACAAAACTTCCCTTTTCTGTATTTTCACGAATCGTCATCCAGATATGACGAATGATTCCCGGTCCTTTTATATCTGCAATGACCGTCTCTTCTCCCATTGGAAGACGGATACTTCCTCTTCCTTTTCTCTGCGGTCCGAGTGCACTGTCTTCCATGCATGCTCTTCCCTTTTCTCCCGTCGGATTTTCCGGAGATACTGCTCTTGACCGCTCGCCCTTAAAGGTTGTGATATTATTTAATAAATTCATAATCCTGACTCCATTTCTCTTCGTTGTTTGGGTGAATTAATTTCTTTTGATTTTTTTTCATTTCTACATAAACCGGAAATGTACTTCTATTTTTCATAGAAAACTCTGCCATATGATGCTCATACCGAACCGAAATATCAAATCGGGCATTTCCTATCCGCATATTTTTCCAGCAGAATCCGCCGATAAACCGCTTAGGATGGATTCTGAACACCGCCTTCGGCGCATCATATTCGATTCCGAGAAATTCCGTGATAAAAAGGATAAAAAAGATTCCTGCACCCCATCCACATTTTCCGCAGCTGTTCATTCTCACAACATCACCGGTCTGTGCTCCGATCTTATACGGCCACCACCACCAGGAACCATCCAGGTCTATCAGTCTTTCTAACTCACGAAATCTACCTTCGTCTCCTGACCAGTTTTCTTTCTCTGCCGCACCGTTTAAAATCGAAATATATCCCGGAAATGTTGCCCCGGACTGATTTCCCCACTTGATTCCTCTGCTCAGTTCACTGTAAGTAGGATTTTCTCTGCTTCCTGTAAACTGACCATACTGCTTCAAAGTATCCTGCTCTTCACTTTGATATTTGTAGTATTTCATCAGGGTTGTATCCGATTCTTCCCCATCATGCATTCTGAGACAAATTTCTCCGTCATGGTTCACATCTGTTATAAACTGAAGCCCCTGGTCCAACATCTCTTTCTGATACTTTTCTGCAGAATCACATTCCTTCTTTTCCTCTGCGATTCCACTGATTCCTTCCAGATACTGTGTTCCAAAGAGCCCCTTCGCAGTCATATACCGTTCGATATCTTTTCTTGTCTTTCCTGCTTCACTTCTCAACATTTCCGCATAACTTTTCTCTCCGAAAACTTCTTCCGCAATTCTTGCTAATGCCATAAAACTGCGGTACACACAGAGATTGGTTCCTGTATGATACTTTCCCAGTGCATACGCATCGGAAATCCACGTTGTACGATACAGATAAGGCTCATTTTCCTCACGGCTTTCGAGAACCGTCTGAAGAATTGCTTTCATTTTCTTATAGAGCTTTGGATGCTGTTGGAAAAATTCTTTCTCACCAAAATACTCATAATATGCACCGGAAAGCATGATCACAGACAACGAATTGCTCAATGAATGAAAGACGCCGCCTTCGAATTTAGTTCCTTTATATTTGATTCCATATTTTGCAAACCAGAGAATACATTTTTTACAAAGTTCCGGCTCTGTCAGTGTAAACGGCAGACTGGAGTAGTACATGTCTTTATTCCATACATGTGGTGTGACCG
This window of the Mediterraneibacter gnavus ATCC 29149 genome carries:
- a CDS encoding glycoside hydrolase family 172 protein — its product is MNLLNNITTFKGERSRAVSPENPTGEKGRACMEDSALGPQRKGRGSIRLPMGEETVIADIKGPGIIRHIWMTIRENTEKGSFVMRDVVLRIYWDNSSTPAVEAPLGDFFCNGFGERCDIASLPIVVNPTGGMNSYFEMPFRERARITITNEHPKDITSFFYTVNYAETDSLPENTLYFHAYWKRERQTELAKDYVILDKIKGKGYYVGTFLALTALERYWWGEGEFKFYLDGDEEFPTVSSTGSEDYFGGAWAFHQKDELGRPSVKNYSTLFLGYPFYETKDKTRVRFETGKLNAVHAFGDDSLPRHGLYRWHILDPIAFSEDIKVTLQQIGNDDLSLFERSDDVATVAYWYQDSAEGFDRVFPDRRARLPR